The following proteins come from a genomic window of Chaetodon auriga isolate fChaAug3 chromosome 16, fChaAug3.hap1, whole genome shotgun sequence:
- the maza gene encoding myc-associated zinc finger protein, whose amino-acid sequence MDTSWSNFLFQTPSTQSQPETPLQSELLPELTGAAQSPPAEHIVTPPSTVDTAALSEEPLPVKPLAKPSRPAHICATCNKEFKNSYNLRRHQSVHTGIKMKDRATREKEEAGKAARAEKQMVPLSLLHLTLPVQAPPPPNAAPETLPPPGQHADQEGQPVSVSIAPATVTMAAPPQPIQAAVVVVGSMEQNPNPNPNPSTNQVRKNHACEACGKAFRDVYHLNRHRLSHSDEKPYSCPICQQRFKRKDRMSYHVRSHQGGVEKPYICPHCAKAFSRPDHLNSHVRQVHSTERPFKCTTCTSAFATRDRLRAHLIRHEEKVPCHICGKLLSAAYITDHMRVHNQSQHHACHLCNRSFTTLTYLRVHAQKHHGQEWKESGGARGGFGGTGAGGVLLCQLCGVQCKTATQLQGHMGTHANQVDPNPDGTSAGPVGTTSVAVTVSSASTVGLLVTDCSSIAPQPHS is encoded by the exons ATGGACACCTCCTGGAGTAATTTCCTCTTTCAG ACGCCGTCGACTCAGAGTCAGCCGGAGACGCCTCTCCAGTCCGAGCTGCTGCCCGAGCTGACCGGCGCCGCTCAGAGTCCTCCGGCCGAGCACATCGTCACGCCGCCGTCCACCGTCGACACTGCCGCCCTGAGCGAGGAGCCGCTGCCCG tcaaaccGCTCGCCAAACCGAGCCGGCCGGCCCACATCTGCGCCACCTGCAACAAGGAGTTCAAGAACAGCTACAACCTGCGGCGGCACCAGTCGGTGCACACGGGCATCAAGATGAAGGACCGCGCCACCCGAGAGAAGGAGGAAGCGGGGAAGGCGGCGCGGGCGGAGAAGCAGATGGTCccgctctccctcctccacctcaccctGCCCGTGCAGGCGCCTCCTCCCCCCAACGCCGCCCCAGAGACCCTCCCCCCGCCCGGCCAGCACGCCGACCAAGAGGGCCAGCCGGTCTCTGTGTCCATTGCCCCGGCGACCGTAACCATGGCTGCGCCGCCTCAACCCATCcaggcagctgttgttgtggtGGGCTCCatggagcag aaTCCCAATCCCAATCCCAATCCCAGCACCAACCAGGTGAGGAAGAACCACGCCTGCGAGGCCTGTGGAAAGGCCTTCAGAGACGTCTACCACCTCAACCGGCACCGTCTGTCCCACTCGGACGAGAAGCCGTACTCCTGTCCCATCTGCCAGCAGCGCTTCAAGAGGAAAGACCGGATGAGCTATCACGTGCGCTCGCACCAGGGCGGCGTGGAGAAGCCGTACATCTGTCCTCACTGCGCCAAGGCCTTCTCTCG accGGACCACCTCAACAGCCACGTCCGCCAGGTCCACTCCACGGAGAGACCGTTCAAGTGCACG ACGTGCACGTCAGCGTTCGCCACTCGGGATCGACTCCGCGCCCACCTGATCCGCCACGAGGAGAAGGTGCCGTGTCACATCTGCGGGAAGCTGCTGTCCGCCGCCTACATCACCGACCACATGAGGGTCCACAACCAGTCGCAGCACCACGCCTGTCACCTGTGCAACCGCA GCTTCACCACGCTCACCTACCTGCGTGTCCACGCTCAGAAGCACCATGGCCAGGAGTGGAAGGAGAGCGGCGGGGCTCGGGGGGGCTTCGGGGGCACGGGGGCCGGCGGGGTGCTGCTCTGCCAGCTGTGCGGGGTGCAGTGCAAGACGGCCACGCAGCTCCAGGGTCACATGGGCACCCACGCCAATCAGGTGGACCCCAACCCCGACGGGACGAGCGCCGGTCCCGTGGGCACCACCAGCGTGGCCGTCACTGTGTCCAGTGCTAGCACTGTGGGACTGCTAGTAACTGACTGCTCCAGCATCGCCCCCCAGCCCCACAGCTAG
- the cdipt gene encoding CDP-diacylglycerol--inositol 3-phosphatidyltransferase produces the protein MAQENIFLFVPNLIGYARIVLALLSFYLLPCCPWPAVFCYLLSALLDSLDGHAARALNQATKFGAMLDMLTDRCATMCLLVNLSLLYPSYTFLFQLSMCLDIASHWLHLHSSTIKGSASHKTIDLSGNPILRVYYTSKSVLFVMCTGNELFFCLLYLLHHIEEPAVWLYWLQGLCGIICLLKAGISLLHLVTASQNMAALDAAERERSAKTQ, from the exons ATGGCACAGGAGAACATTTTCTTGTTCGTTCCGAATTTGATCg GTTACGCCCGGATCGTCCTGGCCCTGCTGTCCTTCTACCTGCTGCCCTGCTGTCCGTGGCCCGCCGTCTTCTGCTACCTGCTCAGCGCCCTGCTGGACTCCTTAGACGGCCACGCCGCCCGGGCGCTCAATCAGG ccacCAAGTTTGGAGCCATGTTGGACATGCTGACAGACCGCTGTGCCACCATGTGTCTGCTGGTCAACCTGTCGCTGCTCTACCCGTCCTACACCTTCCTGTTCCAGCTCAGCATGTGTCTGGACATTGCCAGCCACTGGCTGCACCTGCACAG ctcaACCATTAAAGGATCAGCCAGTCACAAGACCATCGACCTGTCCGGCAACCCCATCCTCCGAGTCTACTACACATCCAAG tcGGTGCTGTTCGTGATGTGCACTGGGAACgagctcttcttctgtcttctctaCCTTCTCCACCACATCGAGGAGCCTGCAG TTTGGCTCTACTGGCTGCAGGGACTCTGTGGGATCATCTGCCTGCTGAAGGCCGGCATCAGCCTCCTGCACCTCGTCACCGCCTCCCAGAACATGGCCGCCCTCGACGCCGCCGAACGAGAGCGGAGCGCCAAGACGCAGTGA